A region of the Salvia splendens isolate huo1 chromosome 11, SspV2, whole genome shotgun sequence genome:
ATTAAGCATTATTTAATCAGTAGGCTTACTTAATTATCATTAATGACAGGAGAGACAAGTGTCTTATGGATTCAAACTTTATTTTTGATGATCTACTTTtacaaatatttttgttatCATGTCACTTTATTTAAAGGCTAATTGATAGTTCAACTTTCGCTGATTGTAATTAATGTTTTATCAAGGGGTGTTTAGCTAAAAGCATATTGAACATTTCAATCTTGAGAAAATGATCTTACTcatatagtgatgtgttttgtaaacaagagtgaagtaaaatcagaataagagtgatgtgttttgtaaacaacagtgaagtaaaatcatgctaagagtgatgtgttttgtaaacaagagtgaagtaaaatcagaataagagtggtgtgttttgtaaacaagagtgaagtaaaatcagaataagagtgatgtgttttgtaaacaaaagtgaaataaaatcagaataagagtgatgtgttttgtaaacatgagtgaagtaaaatcagaataagagtgatgtgttttgtaaacaacagtgaagtaaaatcagactaagagtgatgtgttttgtaaacaagagtgaagtaaaatcagaataagagtgatgtgttttgtaaacaagagtgaagtaaaatcagaataagagtgatgtgttttgtaaacaagagtgaagtaaaatcagactaagagtgatgcgttttgtaaacaagagtgaagtaaaatcagactaagagtggtgtgttttgtaaataagagtgaagtaaaatcagaataagagagatgcgttttgtaaacaagagtgaagtaaaattagaataagagcgATGGGTTTTGTAAACAtgtgtgaagtaaaatcagactAAGAGTGATgcattttgtaaacaagagtgaagtaaaatcagactAAGAGTGAtacgttttgtaaacaagagtgaagtaaaatcagactaagagtgatgtgttttgttaacaagagtgaagtaaaatcagtctaagagtgatgtgctttctTAACAAccgtgaagtaaaatcacgctaatagtgatgtgttttgttaataacagtgaagtaaaatcatgctaatagtgatgtgtttgttaacaacagtgaagtaaaattggccatatttaattcattgtgatctctaaaaagtaaaaacaattATAAGTACTTGCTCCCCAAGCTCCATCCTTTCTTTTTCTTAGTATAATATTTCCACCATTCAACTCTATCCATACTAATTATGTATGCACCGAAcgaaattattttttgaaaatctcttcaaactaaacaatttacatttcataaaatgaataattgatCAAGCTTGGGACCAAGGGCCACCTACCAatatacatacatgatacatccTCTTTCATCACCACATTCTCATACCACAAACCTTACTTCCAACAATGCCATCCAAAAAACACAAGCCCAAGAAATCATCCATCACTAACACACCGCAGACGCTGCCGTATCGCTCTCAACAACAGTGTCCTTGGACGGAGTTTCTCTCAACTAACATCACCGCCGCACACAATCCGTGGCGCACCAACGCAGCTCCTCTCCCGCTGTCACCAAATCACGGCTACCACCACCAACATCAACACGATGCGACGCCCATCACAACCAACCGCCCCAACTCTGCCACGTCGCCAGTGCCTGCATCAGCGCCGCCCCAAATCGAAGGAGatttgatcgcagatttggaaggagaaaaaaaggatcgcagatttggaatgagaaagaaaggaaatcacgtaaatttgaatttgataatgtaatttccaaaaatacccttggcctattttatattattaaaataaataatatttgttccattaagatgtgtggctgagatttgttctctagttatacccttaatattagttatatcttgatcactaccctatatatatatatatatatagagagagagagagagagagagagatgatatGCTGGGCACTCATTGTGAGCgccattctttctctctctccacttcacctactctttccattttttaatATGTGAAATTCATCCAATTCAGTTCATCTTCTCTTCTTCAATTCTCCAAATCAACATCACTTCTCTTCTTCAATTCCCTTTCGTGTTCTCATTCAGTGCAATTCTTTCAAATCAATTTCACCTTCTCTTCTTCAATTCTCAAAATCAGAATTGTTTTCCCTAATATGTGAAATCCTTCCAAATCAATATCACATTCTCTTCTTCGATTGCCTTTCATTTTTCTCAATATGTGAAATTCATCCAAATCAGTTTCAACTTCTCTTCATCAAATCCCTTTCTTTTTTCTCAATCTGTGAAATTCATCCAAATCAGTTTCAACTTCACTTCTTCAATTCTCAAATTCACAACCTCAATGCTGAGGCAAATTGAAAGAGCCACCTACACGTCGAAGAGTCCATCCGTCGAGGGAGTTGTAGTGCCCGACAATTGATGCAGTCCGGGTGGGCTTAAGATTTGGTTTCATTGTACTTAAGAGGGATTAAGTGTACTTGATTGTAAAATTAGTTTATGAATGTTGATAATGAATTTGGATCTTTCATAGTGTTCTTTTGGCTACTGGAAAATTGAATTGCTTGATACTAAGATTGTGAGGAATTTAATTGATCATTCTTGCCTGCAACCCAGCTGTTTGAGAAAATGCTAAAACAATGATTGCAGTTACTCAATATACACTCTTTTTACGACATATTCAATAAACACTCTTCACTTTTTTCCTTCAGCCTAATTCCAATTTGGAGTTAGTTTTTTGTTGATCTACAAAGTTGGATCTTGGCTTGATAAAAATGAGagtttgaattttgtttttgattAATCGGCTAAGTTGGATATTGGCTTGATGAAATTGAGAGTTTATTAGTCATCTTGTAACAAAGATTACTAGAATTAACGTTATTTACATATTGTGTGTCAGCAATACCAAAATGTGGCTAAGTGCGTCATGATTACTGCATTTCATGATAGCACTTGCAATATAAATATGTTAAGAAGGTGCAAAATAGTCTACAtatttgagaaagaagaaacaAATGGATAGCTTCTACCTAATGAGATGACTAttcaatatttcattaaaatcaACTGAAACTGAGCAACACAACAAATCAGAAACATCACAAGGCTAAATATTCTACAAGTAACAATTTCCTCAAGTCATTTTACCAAAAAATTGTAGCCAAGTGAATCTGCATGCATAGTATTTGACTCAATCTCAATGATTCCCTCTCACATAAGAGTAACCGTTCAGCCAAGTAGACAGGTAATAAGACAAGTCAGGTTGAGCAACAACCATAAGGACACAGGCAATACGACAATCTGCATCAACTAAAAGGATACAAGCAAGACTACAAATAGCATTTCATTATGACTAATTACTAGAATTAAACTGATGACAGATATACATTGCAAACTGAGAATAATATACCAAAGCAACATATAATGTAATAAGAACAGAAGATGTTAAACATTTATTACTTACTACAGATTATTAAGTTCAAAGTTAGCAAATACTaccacaaataaattaatactatgtaagaattgataataaaataaaactttatTTAAACTGAAGAATCAAAAAGAGGTCACCAAACTAGGTAAGCATGGTACTAAAAACACCTAAGATTATACGAAGACCTGACAATTGCAACTCATTTTGCAAAAACATCTAATACTATCCAACATCAGTAACTGATTCCAAGAAAAAGTAACATAACAGTTGCAACTCATTTTGCAAAAAAAAGAGATATCATTCTATCTTGAAGCTATCTTTTTTCTTCAACTTGCATAACATATCAAGTCTTCTCATTCTTGTTGCTCATTTCCAAAACCTGCAACAGATCTGAAATTTAAATATGAGAGTTAAGTTAGTGAAGTGAAATTTATTGGGTACTAAAATACTATACAATATACATGATGAAACAATTATGCACATACCCATCATTTAAACTTGGGAAATTACGTTTGTCATGTGATAATCCACGTTGCCCACATCCATGACAAGCCCTAAGCTTTAAAGTTGACTTCTTTTTTGATGATAGCATTTGCTTACCGCAGCCCTTTGCTCTTATTTGACAAGGATCGCCAATATTTATGGCTTTATCTGAGCTTTTCCTTCTTTGACTTCCATATTCAGTTGTTGGACTAACACCCATTTCTTTGAGTTTACTATCTATGAAATCAAGTTGTTCATCGAAAAACTTTGTGCCTTCATCAGTCAAAGATGCAACATCAATCAATATCGAAGCTTTATATGATAACTTGGAATGTCGTGACATCAAAAATCTTGTTGGAGCATCATTGGAGTTCTCATCATCTATTGTATATACTACACCAATCTTAGCTTCTCGTGTCCACCGCTTGAGTATATACTTGTCAGGTAGTTCAAATATTTGATTAATGCGGAAGAAAGCTAGCATGTGTCTACAAGGAATACCATCAAACTCGAATTTTCCACAACTACAAGATATATGATCTCTCTGTCTATCATGCATGAGTAACCTTGGAGACATATTTCTTAAAAAACGAATGAGAACTCTCAGATCTTTGACTACTTGACATCCCAGCAAAAAATACATGGCTAAAGTATGTTGGAATCCACTTATGTCGTAGTTCATACATCAACAATATCCATTTATTTTGCTCTAAGTTAGCACTTCTGATTACCTCACTCCAACCATGCTCAAAATCCTCAGGAGATATAGAATTTTTgataacatttttttatgttttggtAGTGGTCCCGAAGAAAAATGCTTTATTCTTCTCATAATCAAAGAAAAATGCTTTATTCTTCTCTTTCTCTGAGGTAAAGAATTCTCTAAGAGTTTCAACATCAATCCCCTTTTGCTCATCCTTTAATTCTTTCTCAAAATTCCTAATATCTCTCTCCGTGCAACCAACACTTTCATGTCCACCGCACTCTATCTCCAATAATTGCATTTGTTGACATGTCGGTATATTAGCTTCGGACAATTGCTGAGTCAATACTCTCTTAACCATAGAAACATTATGGTGTGATCGAAGCAAATGCACCTTTGAAGGAGTAGAAAGTCCATGATTATGACCTTCCACAAAGACACTAACACTCCAATCAGGTCCAGTTTGTTGTTTGACAATAGTAATTTTTGCCTTGCAACCAGTTCTAACTTCACCACGAGCTCTTGTCTTGATTGTGTCACCACtcgtttttcttttctttgaacGATCTTCATCAGTTTGACCAGCTTTGAAGCATACAAATTGTTTCCAAACAACTTCATTATTCATCTTGTTCCTTTTGCTACTGCTTAATCCTGCACTAAAACCGGATTCCCATGCATACTGATTATAGAATGAAAATGCATCATCTACTGTTGCAAATTTCATTCCAATCTCTGGCTTCCGATCTTTTGCAACTTGAGGAATATATAGTCCATCATTCATATTTTCACTTAAGTAGTTGATTTCCCCTTCGTTATTCTTTGCATGTAAAAATGATTGTGCAACTTAGTTTCTCAATATGCATAATATTGAGGCAGTAACATTCTATGCTATATAATTCACatgaaaaaaacataaaaacataataaaatgaataaagacAGAGGTCAAGGTTCAAGGTCTTACAGGAACATCCTCTTCCATAAGGTGACTGCAaaacaatattataaaaataaatcaaaagtaACTTTAAAAGGAACCAATGGATGCCAATCTCTTgatcctaataaatatgaaaacaaaCTAGGTCTAGTGAAAAATCAAACCTTTGCTTGTCCGAACGTGAATACCAAAACTGGGGCGAACCACACCAACTAATACTTGAGGTGGACGTGTGGGATCAGAGGAAAAACTATCAAGATGGACaattgtaacacccgtacttttaagTACTAAAGTAAAGCatgtcatgaaataattaataaaattttaattatgcatgTTATGTTTCTCGTTAATGTGCTTGGGAATGAAGTATGGTATTTATGTGATGATGTGATTTTGGGACGTCCTTTTTATGTAATTGTGGAACTTTAGGAGACGTGTGAATGTCTCGTTAAAGTAATGGTGACGATATTGCTGTACTTAGCATAATGAATGAGATGGTTGAGATGGAACTTTTAGAGAACGGCGCGCGTGGACCAAGGAACGGtcgaggaatttatatttggaacaacaccacaTATAAATTGTGACGCCGGGCGATTTTTAATCtttgtgaagaacaagataacgaaattaAATAAGgttccgtgaattttaattattgagaGAAATGCGAGAATgcaaagtatatatatatttgggcTTCTCAATTAAATTAGAGGCCAAatgtttatatataaaaatggctttgggccatAACAATTTAAAAGTCTAAACCAATTGATAATATTATACAAACTTGGGCTTACAATCAATTTAGCCCAAAACAATCCAATTAATTTGGGAGCCCATATCATTCCAAACAaaatgggagcaagcccaagaattcttttcttcttccttctttcaTTCCCCTCTCGGCCGAATGCTTCCATGTAGACTCTCTACTTCCAACTCTCTTCACCTTCCATCTTCCTCAATTAACTCTACAAAGAAATCAAGAGTCGCCCAAGAgttaaacttatttatcttcCACTACTCTTCTACTTCAAcatctcaagaaagaaaaaaaaaatttgagagAGAGGGCCGAGAGATAGAGTGAGAGCCGAAAGAGAAGGAAGTAGGATTTGCTACCATTCTTGCTCCTCCACCACCAAGTTCAATCCTTCTTAAGGTATAATCTTTTTTCAATCCCCAAAGCATgaatttttgtatatatatatttacatcATCTCATAATTCACCTCCCACAAGTAATTCAAacatgtcaacaactaaaaatcAATCGAACATCGCCGTACTTAACTTTGTAATAAAAACGTACCTTACGGGttgtttcggggctgttcgggtgGAGTGCGTTGCTGATCGGAGTTGTTTCGGGTCAAATCGGAGTGGTTCGGGGCGGTGGCGACATCAGGGGCTGACTACCGGGGGGGCTGGACCCCGTTGCTAACGGCGGCTGGCGGAAGGGAAGGAGCCGGCGACAGCAGTTGTGCTGTCCGGCGACAGCAGCTGTGCAGTCCGGCGACTCCAGCAGCGACCGGCGACTCCAGCGGCGACGTCAACGCGACGGATCCCTCGGTGGAATTGAGCCGACGATTCCGTGGTGAGATGGAAGACGAAGGAGGAGAATCCTCAATTCCCCGATTTTTGTCGACGGGATTTGGGAGGAGAAAAGCGAGAGATAAggatagagagggagagaggtgTGGAGAGGGTAGAGTAGGACTTCGCCCTTTGTTTGTTTCTAGTTAGTTGGgtctttgtttttttgtttgggccgtataatttaattgaaagcttatttaaagtttgggctctcttttattttgatggggcttattaattaaatagaaGATATAAGATGgggaaataattatgttttaggCCGACTACCGGAGGAAAGAATGGGTGTAAGCGGTCGAACGACGTCGCACGTGACGCCTTGGGCAGCCGCCGAATAATCGGAAATGCACGAAAaccaagaaaatgaaataaaagactttaattagagtgcatgaattctaaatgtcttcgttattgagattgatgtgtactttatgtttttgttctgaaaaggtggttcgcacgcccgCTAACGTCGGAACGAGAAGCTTAAGGAAAtttctaagcttttgaggtgggctttattgcttaaactctttatttgcaaatgatatgtttaaggtgaaataagggtggtttaaatattatgtcatgccgtactttatgttttgaattgcctatctgattgtcttctagaataatgttctactaaactttgatggttaacgaattcgggcctaactagggtctaagcccta
Encoded here:
- the LOC121754483 gene encoding protein FAR1-RELATED SEQUENCE 4-like, with amino-acid sequence MSPRLLMHDRQRDHISCSCGKFEFDGIPCRHMLAFFRINQIFELPDKYILKRWTREAKIGVVYTIDDENSNDAPTRFLMSRHSKLSYKASILIDVASLTDEGTKFFDEQLDFIDSKLKEMGVSPTTEYGSQRRKSSDKAINIGDPCQIRAKGCGKQMLSSKKKSTLKLRACHGCGQRGLSHDKRNFPSLNDGSVAGFGNEQQE